In the genome of Kutzneria kofuensis, the window TGACCAGCCTGCCGGTCGGCTTCGCCCTGGCCGCGACCTTCGGCGGCAGCCGCTGGCCGGACCGGCTGCGGGCGCTGGCCGGCGGTCTGGTCTGCGTCGCGGCGCTGATCCCGTTGTGTCTGCTGCCTTTGACGGATCCGGTGCTGGCGATCTCGTTGGCGGCGCTGGGGATCGGGCTGGGCCTGTTCACCCCGGCGAACAACGCCACCGTGATGGCGGCGATCCCGGCCGCCTGCTCCGGCGTCGGCGGTGGCCTGGTGAACATGGCGCGGGGCCTGGGCACCACGCTCGGTGTCGCGTCCGTGACACTGGCGTTGCATGGCCACGGCCCGCGCGCCGCCATGATCGTGTTACTTGTCGCCGCATTCGGACTGGTCGTTGTTTCCCGGCGACAGCCAGCTTGACGGGCGTAAGGCTGAGGGGGTGAACTACCGCATCTCAGCCAACGTAGTGGAGGCATAACGGATGCGCACCGTCGTCGCCGTAGCCGGTTGTGCACTCGTGCTTGTCGCCTCCGCCTGCGGCAGCACCGGTTCCAACAGCGCTGCCACCGGACCCGCGACAAACACCCCCAAGCCCAAGGTGGGCGTGATCCTGCCGGACACGGCCTCGTCAGCCCGTTGGGAGGACTCGGACAAGCCACTGCTCACATCCCAGCTCAGCTTCGCCGGCATCGACCCTGACATCCAGAACGCGCAGGGCGACGAGAAGCGGTTCGCCGAGCTGGCCGACAAGATGATCGCCGAGAAGGTGAACGTGCTCATGATCACGCCGCTGTCCACCGACGGCGGCGCGGCCGTGGAGCGCAAGGCGAAGGCGGCCGGAATTCCGGTCATCGACTACGACCGGATCAGTCTCGGCGGCACCGCCGAGTACTACGTCTCCTTCAACAACATCGCGGTCGGCCAGCTCCAGGCCGACGGCCTGCTGCAGTGCCTGGGCAACAAGTCCGGCGCGTCCATCATCGAGATCGAGGGCGCGTCCACCGACAACAACGCCACCCAGTTCCACGAGGGGCACGAGCAGGTGCTCAAGCCGCGCTACGACTCCGGCAGCCTGCGCCTGGTCGCCAGCAAGTCGATCGACAAGTGGTCGCCGGACATCGCGGCCGCCACCTTCACACAGGTGCTGGACGCCAACGGCGGCCACGTCGACGGCGTGCTGTCGGCCAACGACGGCATGGCCGCGAGCATCGAGGCCGTGCTCAAGCAGCGCAACATCACCGTGCCGGTCACCGGTCAGGACGCCACCCTCGGCGGCCTGCAGGCGGTGCTGCGCGGCACCCAGTGCATGACCGTCTACAAGCCGATCGACATCGAGGCGGAGGCCGCCTCGCGGCTGGCCATCGCCCTCGCGACCGGTCGGCACGGCGACGCGGACGACCTCGCCACGGGCAACACCAAGGACCCGAAGGGCAACCGGGACGTCAAGTCCGTCCTGCTGGGACCACAGTCCATCAGCAAGTTCGACGTGCAGGGCCTGGTCGCCAAGGGCGTGGTCAAGACCAGCGAGCTGTGCGCCGGCGACATGGCCGGTTTCTGCTCTAACGCGGGCATTCCCGTCCAGTAGCGGCGTTGTCGTGACCACGTGAGTGGCTCACTTGGCTTCCGTGGCCAAGTGAGCCACTCACGTGCATCGGGGCGTGAATGGGGCCGGAGCCTCCCGTGAGCGCCAGTCCGCTGCCGCCCCGGCCCAGCGCGACGATCTCCGCGGCGATGGCGACCGCGGTCTCCTCGGGCGTGCTGGCGCCCAGGTCGAGCCCGATCGGGGCGCGGAGCGAGGCCAGCTCACGGTCGGTCAGCCCGACCTCACGCAGGCGTGACAGGCGTTGTGCGTTCGTCCGCCGGGAACCCAGCGCGCCGACGAACGCCAGCGGCCGCCGCAGCGCGTCCGCCAGCAACGGCACGTCGAACTTCTCGTCGTGGGTGAGGACGCAGACCACGGTCCGGCGATCGGTCGGCGTTCGAGCCAGGTACCGGTGCGGCCAGTCCACCACGACCTCGTCGGCGTCGGGGAAGCGGGCTGCCGTGGCGAAGACCGGCCGCGCGTCGCAGACCGTCACGTGATAGCCGAGGAACTTGCCCATGCGCGCCAGCGCGGCCGCGTAGTCGATGGCCCCGAAAACCAGCATCCGCGGCGGCCGCGACCACGGTTCGACGAACAGCTCCAGGCCGCCGTACCCCGGACTTCGGTGATACTGCCGGCCGGTCGTGGTCGCGTGCCTGACCAGCTCGGGGTCGATCACCAGGTCACCGACGATCCGGTCGGCGAACACGGCCATGCCCTTGCCCAGCAACGACTCAGGGCCGCCGATCACCCGGACCAGCACCACCGGCTCCGGATCGGCCAGGGCGGCTTCGATCGCCGGGGTTGCCGGCTGCACGAACACCTCCAACTCGCCGCCGCAGGTGAGGCCGACGGCGAACGCGTCGGCGTCGGAGTAGCCGAAACGTTGCCGCTGCGGCAATCCGGTCGACAGCACCTCCCGCGCCAGCTCGTACACGGCGCCTTCCACGCACCCGCCGGAGACGCTGCCGAACGCCTCGCCGTCCGCGGTGACCGCGAGCGCCGAGCCGAGCCCGCGCGGCGCGCTGCCGCTGACGTCGACCACGCTGGCCACGGCGTACGTGCGCCCGGACAGCGCCTCCGACAGGTCTCTCATCGGGCCAGGGCCTCGATCCCGGCAATGCCGAAGTAGGCGACGAAGATCGCCGCGATGACCGCCACCAGCCAGTGCACCTCGCGCCACTGGCCCTTGCCCAGCTTCACCACCACGTAGCTGACGATGCCCGCGCCGACCCCGTTGGTGATCGAGTACGTGAACGGCACGATCGCCATGGTCAGGAACACCGGGATGGTGAAGTCGCTGTCCTGGAACGGGATCCGCCGGCACTGCGCCATCATGATGCCGCCGATCACCACCAGCGCCGGGGCGGCCGCCTGCGCCGGCACGATGGACGCGATCGGCGTGACGAGCATGGTCGCGCCCAGCAGCGCGCCGGTGACGACGCTGGCCAGCCCGGTGCGGGCGCCCTCGCCGACGCCGGCCGCCGACTCCAGGAACACGGTGTTCGGGGCGGAACCCGTGCCACCGCCGACGACCGCGCCGATGCCGTCGACCAGCAGGATCCGGCCCATGCCGGTGACCTTGCCGTCCTTGGTCATGCCGGCCTCGTGGCAGACGCTGGTGATGGTGCCCATCGCGTCGAAGAACCCCGACAGCACCAGCGTGAACAGGAACACCGTGGCGGTGATCGCCCCGGCGGAGGCGAAGCCGCCGAACAGGTCGACGTGTCCGAACAGGGCGAAGTCGGGCGCGGCGACGAGGGTGGTGGGCAGCTTCGGGGTGACCAGGCCCCAGTCCTGGCCCGGCCACAGCGCGTTGGCGATCACGGCGACGACCGTGGCGACGACGATGCTGATCAGCACCGCCCCGGGCACCGCCCGGGCCATCAGCACGATCATCAGCAGCAGGCCGATCGCGAAGACCACCATCGGCCAGCCGACGAGATGCCCGCCCTCGCCCATCCGCACCGGCACGGCGGAATGGGCGGAATCCGGTGTCCTGGTGACGAACCCGGCGCTGACCAGGCCCACCAGCGCGATGTAGAGGCCGATGCCGACCGAGATCGCCGTCTTCAGCGCCGCCGGGATCGCGTTCATGATGCGTTCCCGGATGCCGGAGACGGCCAGCACGACGATGCAGAGCCCCTCCAGCACGACCAGCCCGAAGGCCTGCGCCCACGTCATGGTCGGGGCCAGCTGGAACGCGACGATGCCGTTCACGCCGAGACCGGCGGCCAGCGCGAGGGGAGCGTTGCCGACCAGTCCCATGAGGACGGTCATGACACCGGCGGCGAGGGCGGTCGCCGTGGTGACCTCGGTGATGGTGAGCCGGGCGCCGGTGATGTCGGCCGAAGCCCCTAATATCAACGGGTTGAGCAACACGATGTAGGCCATCGCGACGAACGTGGTGATGCCGCCGCGAACCTCGCGGGCGACCGTGGTTCCTCGTTCCTTCAGGCGGAAACGTCGGTCCAACAGGGCAGTCGTGGGGCGGCGGTCGCGCAACTGGGTCATGACGTACTCCCATGCCGGTGGGCGCGCGGAATCAGGCCGTCCTCGATGACGGCCTGATTCGCGAACGTTTAAGCGGGGGTGCTCCGGTCAGCACGCGCGGCGAGGATCAGTACTCGACGCGGTCGGTGCGGGAAAGCCACGCGGAGAACGGGGTGGTGTTGTCCGCGGTGGACACTTGCAGCACGGGGACGGGCCAGGTGACCCGGGGCTGCTCGAACAGGTCGTAGAAGGCGCGGTCGTCGAAGCCGGCCGCGGCGGCGTCGTCGCGGTCGGCCGCGAAGACCACCCGGTCCAGCCGGGCCCACAGCGAGGCGGCCAGGCACAGCGGGCACGGCTCGCACGAGGAGAACAGGACGCAGCCGGTCAGCCGGAAGTCACCGACCTGTTGGCACGCCTCGCGAATCGCCACGACTTCGGCGTGCGCGGTCGGGTCCAGCGTCGGCACGACGCGGTTGACGCCGGTGGCGATCAGTTCGTCGCCGCGCACGATGACGGCGCCGAACGGCCCGCCTCCGGTGGCGACGTTGGCGGCCGCCAGCCGAACGGCCTCGTCGAGCCACGCCTGGTCGGTGGTCGCAGCGGTGGTCATCGGGAAGTCTCCTGGGTGTTGGCCATGTTGTGAGGTGGGTGGGTCAGGATCGAACCTGTGTCGTCAGGTGTTCCGGCCGGACCGGAACCCGGGTGAGCGCGAGGCCGGTGGCGGCGCGGATGGCCGCGACGACCGCCGGCGTCGACGAGATCGTGGGCGGCTCGCCCACCCCGCGCAGCCCGTACGGGGCGTGCGGGTCGGCCAGTTCGAGCACGTCCACCGGCATCGGCGGGGTGTCGAGCACGGTCGGGATCAGGTAGTCGGTGAACGACGGGTTGCGGACCTTGCCCTGCGAGACCTGGATTTCCTCCATCACCGCCAGGCCGAGGCCCTGGGTGCTGCCGCCGTGGATCTGGCCGACCACCGCCTGCGGGTTCATCGCCTTGCCCACGTCCTGCGCGCACGCCAGCTCGACGACCTTGACCAGGCCGAGGTCGACGTCCACGTCGACGACCGCCCGGTGCGCCGCGAAGCCGTACTGGACGTGGGCGAAGCCCTGGCCGGTGTCGGGATCCAGCGCGGTGGTCGGCCGGTGCCGCCACTCCACGGTCTCCTCGATCACGTCATCGCCCAGCACCGCGACGATGTCCTCGGCGGTGAGCTCCGAGCGTGGCTCGCCGAACCGGGACACCGCCAGCTTGAGCAGCTTCTCCCGGACGGCCTCGCAGACGGCCTTCACCGCGCCGCCGGTGACGTAGGTCTGGCGGGAGGCCGAGGTGGAGCCGCCGTTGCCGACGGTGGTGTCCGCCGGGTGCACGGTCACCTGGTCGATGCCCAGCTCGGTGCGGACGATCTGCTGCTGGATGGTGACGAGGCCCTGGCCGACCTCGGCGGCGGCGGTGTGGATCACGGCGGCCGGCTCGCCGTTGATGACTTCGAGGCGCAGCCGGGCCGTCGAGTAGTCGTCGAAGCCTTCGGAGAAGCAGATGTTCTTGATGCCGACGGCGTAGCCGACGCCCCGGACCACACCTTCGCCGTGGGTGGTGTTGGAGACGCCGCCCGGCATGGCCGTGAGGTCCAGGGGGCCGTCGTGGGCTTCCGGCAGCGGGCGTTCCTTGACCAGCCGGAGCAGTTCGGCGACGGGTGCGGCGGAGTCGACGACCTGCCCGGTCGGCATGACGCTGCCTTCGCTCATGGCATTGCGTACTCGCACCTCGACCGGGTCCAGGCCGAGTGCCGCGGCGAGTTTGTCCATCTGCGACTCGTACGCGAAACCCGCCTGCACTGCGCCGAATCCGCGCATCGCCCCGCAGGGCGGGTTGTTCGTGTACGCGCCCCAGCAGTCGATGGTCACATTGTCCACATTGTACGGACCGATGCCCAGCGTCGCGGCGTTCGCCACCACCGCCGGGGTGCTCGACGCGTACGCGCCGCCGTCGAGGTAGATCCGGCTGCGGACGTAGACCAGCTTGCCGTCCCGGTCCGCCCCGTGCTCGTAGTACAGCTTGGCCGGGTGGCGGTGCACGTGGCCGTAGAACGATTCCTCGCGGTTGTAGACCATCTTCACCGGCTTGCCGGTGTGCAGGGCCAGCAGGCACGCGTGCACCTGGATGGACAGGTCCTCGCGGCCGCCGAACGCGCCGCCGACCCCGGCCAGCGTCAGCCGCACCTTGTCGGTCGGCAGGTCCAGCGCGAAGCAGATCTGCTTCTGGTCCACGTGCAGCCATTGCGTGGCGACGTACAGGTCGACGCCGCCGTCCTCGGCCGGGACGGCCAGGCCGGACTCGGGGCCGAGGAAGGCCTGGTCCTGCATGCCGACCTCGTACACGCCGCTGACCACGACGTCGGCGGTGGCGTGTTGGTCGCCGCGCTCGATGTGCACCTTGCGCACGATGTTGCCGCCGTGGTGCAGCAGCGGCGCATCCGGACCGACCGCCTCCTCGGCGTCCACGATCGGCGTCAGCACGTCGTAGTCGACCTTGATCTTCTTGATCGCCCGCCGGGCCGTCTCCGGATGGTCGGCGGCGACCAGCGCGATCGCCTCCCCGTGGTAGCGGACGACATCCACCGCCAGCACCGGCTGATCGGGGTGTTCGAGGCCGTACAGGTTCGTGCCGGGGACGTCGGTGTGGGTGAGAACCGCCGACACGCCAGGGACTTTCAGCGCCTCGCCGATGTCCACCGACCGGATCCGGGCGTACGGGTGCGGGCTGCGCAGGGTCGCGCCCCACAGCATGTCCTCGTGCCACAGGTCCGACGAGTACGCGAACTCGCCGCGCACCTTGAGCGTGCCGTCCGGGCGGAGCGGGCTGTCGCCCACGCCCCCTGCGGATCGAGTCGATACCGGGGATTCCCTGGTGGGGGAGGTCATCGCAGCACCTCCGCGGCGTTGGCGAGGTCACGGGTGATGGAGTCGAGGTCGGCGGTGCGCAGCTCACCGTCGGCGACGACGCTGCGGCCGCCGACCAGCAGCCGGTCCACCTCCGGCGCGGTGCTGAGCACCAGCGCCGCCACCGGGTCGGCGATGCCGGCGTGCGCGAGGTCGTCCATCCGCCACACGGCGAGGTCGGCGACCTTGCCCGGCTCGATGGAGCCGATCTCGTGCTCCCGGCCGAGGCAGCGGGCGCCACCCATGGTGCCCATCCGCAACGCCTCCCGTACGGTCAAAGCCGTGGGGCCGCCGCGGAAACGGGCCACCAGCAACGCCTGCCGGAGCTCCTCGCCGAGGCCGCCGGACTCGCTGGACGCGGCGCCGTCGACGCCGAGCCCGACCGGCGCGCCGGCGTCCAGCAGCTGCCGCACCGGGGCCATGCCGGCGGCCACGCGGCCGTTGGAACTGGGGCAGTGCGCGCAGCCCGTGCCGGTCTGGCCGAAGCGCTTGATCGCCTCGTCGGAGAGGTGGATCGTGTGTGCCAGCCACACGTCGTCGCCGAGCCAGCCCAACTGCTCGGCGTACTGTGCCGGCGTGCAGCCGTTCTCGGCCAGGCACTGCTCTTCCTCGTCGGTGGTTTCGGCGAGGTGCGTGTGCAGCCGGACGCCGTGGCGACGGGCCAGGACCGCCGCCTGTTCCATCAGCTCGCGGCTGACGGAGAATGGCGAGCACGGGCCTACGGCGATGCGGATCAGGCCGAGCGGATCCGGGTCGTGGAAGTCGGCGATGGCCTTTTCCGTGCCCAGCAACGCCTCTTCGAGATCCTCGACGATGTTGTCCGGCGGCAGGCCGCCCTGCGACTGGCCCCGGTCCATGGAGCCGCGCACGGCGTGCAGCCGCACGCCGAGCCGTTTCGCTTCTCCCACCAACGCACCGATCTGGTCGCCGCCGTTGTCGGGGAACACGTAGTGGTGGTCGGCGATCGTGGTGCAGCCGGTCAGCGCCAGCTTGGCCATGCCGGCGGCGCCGGCCGCCCGGGTGACCTCCTCGGTCAGCCGGCCCCACACCGGGTACAGCGTGGTCAGCCACTGGAACAACGTGGAATCCTGCGCGTAGCCGCGGGTTGCCCACTGGTAGAGGTGGTGGTGCGTGTTGACCAGACCGGGCGTCACCAGGCGGCCGCTGGCGTCGATGTAGTCGTGGTCCTCGGTGGGGCGCTCCGCCTTACCGGCGCCGACGGCCTCGATCATGCCGTCGCGGATGACGATGTGGCCGCCGGAGTGCTCGGTGCCGTTCGCGTCGACGGTGGCGATCGCCGCGTTGTCGATGACGACAAGGCTCATCGGGTGGCCGCCAATCGCACGGCGTCCAGGATCTTCTCGTACCCGGTGCAGCGACAGAGATTCCCGGCCAGCGCCTCCCGGATCTCCGGATCCGACGGGTTCGGCACGCGCTTGAGCAGGTCGTGCGCGGCGACGACCAGGCCCGGCGTGCAGAAGCCGCACTGCACCGCGCCGGCGTCCACAAAGGACTGCTGCACCCGGTCCAGCTGGTCGCCCTCGGCCAGCCCCTCCACGGTGCGGACCTCGCGGCCCTCCGCCTGCCCGGCCGCGACCAGGCAGGCGCACACCGGCGTGCCGTCGAGGTACACCGTGCAGGATCCGCACTCACCCTGCTCGCAGGCGTTCTTCGAGCCCGGCAGGCCGAGCCGCTCGCGCAGCACGTAGAGCAGGCTCTCGCCCTCCCACACGTCGTCGGCCTGCCTGGCCTCCCCGTTGACCGTGACGTTCAGGCGCATCGCGCGTAGTCCTTCCATGCCCAGGTGAGCGTGCGGCGGGCCAGCACGGACAGCGCGTGCCGGCGGTAGGCGGCGGTGCCGCGGACGTCGTCGATCGGCGTGGCCGCCGTGGCGACGAGCTCGCCGAAGCGCCGGGCCACCGCGTCGGCCAGCGGCTTCGGCGAATCCCACGAAAGCTCCTCGGCGGCGAACCGCTCCGCCTCGACCGCGCGGATCGGCGTCGGCCCGGCCGACCCGATGCCCGCGCCGACCCGGTTGCCGTCCGGATGCAGCGCCAGCCCGAACGAGCAGACCGCGATCACCATGGCGTTGCGCGTTCCCACCTTGCTGAACTGCTGCGGCCCGGTGCCCTCGGGCAGGTGGACCGCGGTGATCAGTTCGTCCGGCTCCAGCGCGTTCCGCTTCACGCCCCGGTAGAACTCGCCGATCGGGATCTCCCGCGTGCCCCGCACCGACGCCACCTCCACGGTGGCGTCCGTGGCCAGCAGCACCGGGTGCGTGTCGCCTGCGGGGGAGGAGGCGCCGAGGTTGCCGCCGACCGTGCCGCGGTTGCGGATCTGCGGCGAGCCGACCGTGCGGGAGGCCATCGCCAACCCCGGCAGCCGGTCGCCCAGCTCGGCGATGATCCGGGTGTACGGCACGCACGCGCCGAGCCGGGTGCCGTCCGGCGTGGCCGTCCACTCGGCCAGCTCGCCGACCCGGTTCAGGTCCAGCAGCGCGGCCGGCCGGCGGTGGTCGAAGTTCAGCTCCACCATCACGTCGGTGCCGCCGGCGATGGGCACCGCGTCCGGGTGCTCCGCCTTGGCGGCCAGGGCGTCGGCCAGCGAGGTCGGTCGTAGGAATTCCACGTGACGTAGTACACAGTCCGGCCGCGACGGCTGCTAGCGGCGAAGACGACGAAACGCCGACCCGATCGGGCGGGTCTTTTGGAGGATCCTCCAAGTACCCTGCTCGGCGTGCGCCTGGGCGAACTGCTGGCCGACCCCGGGCTCGGGCTCCGGCTGCTGGTCGGGGACGTCGAGCCGGACCCGGAGTTCCGCTGGATCTACATCACCGACCTGCGCGATCCGCGCCGCTACCTGGGCGGCGGCGAGGTCGTGCTGACCGGCATGCTCTGGTACCACGACCCGCGCGACGCCGAGGCGTTCGTGTCCGCGATCGCCGAGATGGGCGTGGTCGCGCTGGGCGTCGGCACCGCCGAGATCGGGCCGGTCACCTTCGACGTGGTGATGGACGCCTGCCGGCGGCACGGCGTCCGGCTGTTCACCGTGCCGCTGGACGTGTCGTTCACGTCGATCACGCAGCGTGTCGTCTCCGCGCTGGCGGCCGAACATGTTCGCCGGTCGAGCGCCGTGTTGGAGCACCACCGGCGGCTCGTCGCCGCGCTCGGCGCCGGCGGCGGCCTGGACGGCCTGGTCGCCGCCGGCGCCGTCGAGCTGGGCGTGCCGTGCTGGGTGATCACACCGACCGGCCGGGTCGTGGCCGGCGCGACGCCGCTGCCGGACAGCGCTTCGATCGCCGCCGGCTTCGTGTCGGCCGCGCGGCTGCCGGGCCAGGTCGGGTCGTACCGGGTGCTGCCCGTCGGCACCGGTCACCGGCTCGCCGGCTGGGCCCTCGTCGTCGCCGACTGGACCGCCGACCAGCACGACGTCGCCGTCGAGCTGGCCACGCTGATCGGCTTGGAGCGGTCCGCGCTGGCCGCCGGGCGGGTGGTCGAGCGCCGGGCCGCCACGCAGCTGCTGTCCCTGCTGGCCGACGAGTCGACTCCGGCGGCCGACATCAGCGCCCGCTTGACCGCCGCCGGCTTCGGGGCCGAGGACCGGCTGTGCGTGGTGTCGATGACCATCACCGGCGAGCCCGGCCTGGCCCTCGACGTCCTGGACGAGCTGGTCGACGGCCTCGTGGCCGAAGTGGACGGTGAAGCCGTCGCGATCACCTTGTTCGGCAACGATCTGCTGGAGTCGCTGCGTTCCGGCGTCCGGGCCATCGAGCCCGGCCTCGGCCCGTGCCGGCTGGCCCTCGGGGTCAGCGGTCCCGGCCCGGGATCACGCCTGCGGGCGTCGATCGACGAGGCCCGCTACGCCAGGGGAGTGGCCGGGCACAACGCCAACGGCAATGGGGGAGTTCGGGCCGCCGTCGTCGCCGGCTCCGAGCTCGCCTCGCACCAGCTGCTCTTCGGCGCCCTGCCCGACGAGCTTCGCCAGTCCTTCTGCCGGCGGCTGCTCGGTCCCGTCCGGGCCTACGACCGGGAGCACCACTCCGAGCTGCTGGAGTCGCTGCGGGTGTTCCTCGACTGCTCCGGCTCGTGGAGCCAGGCCGCCGCCCGGCTGCACCTGCACGTCAACACCCTGCGTTACCGCATCGGCCGGGTCGAGGAGCTCACCGGCCGTGACCTCTCCCGCTTCTCCGACCGCGTCGACCTGTTCCTGGCCCTGGAGTTGTCCCGCTAGAGGACGCCGGTCAGGTCCAGCGCCGCCCACACCGCCAACGCCACGATGATCACCGCGCCGACGACGATGGCGATGACCGAGGCCATCGGCAGCATCCTGGGCGGATCCGGCTCGTGGAACGAGACGGCCTGGGTCGCGCTGGCGGAGTCGGGCGGCGTCTCACCCGGCGGGACGCCACCGCCGGCTTCGAGGCCCGGGGTGCGGTCGGGTTGGGGGTCGGGCGGAACGGTCATGGCGGTGGGCTACCCGGTTGACGGGGCGCGAACCGCCGGGCCCGCGCTCAGGTGCCGACCACCGAGGAGGCGATCTTCCAGATGCCGTCCTCCTGGACCAGGCCGAACGTGGTCCGCTCGACCGGATTGGTGCCGTTCTTGTAGTGGTAGCTGATCGTCACCACGACGGTGCCGGGCGGCGTCGCCGACATGTTGCTCAGGTCGACACTGGCGATCTGGCCCCAGAACTGCTGGTAGCCGGCGAAGCCACCGGCGGTCCGCTGCTGGTAGGCGGCGGTGAGGCGGCGCCAGCCCTCGGTCAGGTTGCCCGGCATCAGCTTGTAGTAGTCGGTGATCGCGCTGGTCAGCTGGGTGGCGACGTCCGGTGGCGGTGGAGCGGCGCTCGTGGCCGTGGTGGTCGTCGTGGTGGTGGTCGTCGCCGAGGGGGTGGTGCTGGTGGGGGCCGGCGTCGTGGTCGAGGTCCTGGCGGTCGTCGAAGCCGCCGTCGAGGAGGTCGACGGCCCCCCGGCGGTGACGGACGGCTGGGGCTGGTTCAGGGCGTACACGACAACCGCGATGGCGACGACGACCGCGCCGACGACCAGCGCGACGGCGACGAACCGCCGCCGGTCGGGCGGTTCCGGGGAGGCGACGACCGTGGGCTCGTCGACGGGCACGGGCGCGGGGGCCGGCATCTCGGCGGGCATGGTCTCGGCCAGCGCCCCGAGCGCGTCCTGGACCTCCTTGGCCTCGGGGCGGTGCTTGGGATCCCGGCGCAGCATCCACACCAGCGTGGCGGTCAGCGGCACGGCGTGCTCGGGCGGCGGCACCTCCTCGGTGGCGATGCGGTGCAGAAGCGCGACGGCGTTGTCGTTGGTGCCGAAGGGCGGCTGCCCCTCGACGGCGGCGTACAGCATCGCGCCGAGGGAGTAGACGTCGCTGGCGAAGGTGGCGTCCTCGCCCTGCGCCACCTCGGGCGGCAGGTACGCGGGCGTGCCGGCGAGCAGGCCGGCGGCGGTCACGGTCGCGTCGCCGTCGGCGCGGGAAATGCCG includes:
- a CDS encoding PucR family transcriptional regulator, which translates into the protein MRLGELLADPGLGLRLLVGDVEPDPEFRWIYITDLRDPRRYLGGGEVVLTGMLWYHDPRDAEAFVSAIAEMGVVALGVGTAEIGPVTFDVVMDACRRHGVRLFTVPLDVSFTSITQRVVSALAAEHVRRSSAVLEHHRRLVAALGAGGGLDGLVAAGAVELGVPCWVITPTGRVVAGATPLPDSASIAAGFVSAARLPGQVGSYRVLPVGTGHRLAGWALVVADWTADQHDVAVELATLIGLERSALAAGRVVERRAATQLLSLLADESTPAADISARLTAAGFGAEDRLCVVSMTITGEPGLALDVLDELVDGLVAEVDGEAVAITLFGNDLLESLRSGVRAIEPGLGPCRLALGVSGPGPGSRLRASIDEARYARGVAGHNANGNGGVRAAVVAGSELASHQLLFGALPDELRQSFCRRLLGPVRAYDREHHSELLESLRVFLDCSGSWSQAAARLHLHVNTLRYRIGRVEELTGRDLSRFSDRVDLFLALELSR
- a CDS encoding serine/threonine-protein kinase codes for the protein MAVATEGDLIAERYKLVRKVGSGAMGTVWQARDQLLRRDVAVKELLVRTGMTELETDEGRNRAMREARLAARLHHPNVISIYDVVEYEGRPCLIMEYLPSKSLADLIAEHGVLPVGTVARIGAQIASALAAAHTAGIVHRDVKPANVLLTGDNVAKLTDFGISRADGDATVTAAGLLAGTPAYLPPEVAQGEDATFASDVYSLGAMLYAAVEGQPPFGTNDNAVALLHRIATEEVPPPEHAVPLTATLVWMLRRDPKHRPEAKEVQDALGALAETMPAEMPAPAPVPVDEPTVVASPEPPDRRRFVAVALVVGAVVVAIAVVVYALNQPQPSVTAGGPSTSSTAASTTARTSTTTPAPTSTTPSATTTTTTTTTATSAAPPPPDVATQLTSAITDYYKLMPGNLTEGWRRLTAAYQQRTAGGFAGYQQFWGQIASVDLSNMSATPPGTVVVTISYHYKNGTNPVERTTFGLVQEDGIWKIASSVVGT
- a CDS encoding DUF6480 family protein; translated protein: MTVPPDPQPDRTPGLEAGGGVPPGETPPDSASATQAVSFHEPDPPRMLPMASVIAIVVGAVIIVALAVWAALDLTGVL